The following coding sequences lie in one Lolium perenne isolate Kyuss_39 chromosome 2, Kyuss_2.0, whole genome shotgun sequence genomic window:
- the LOC127336719 gene encoding uncharacterized protein, with product MDAAASLDAGFDFDDLGFLDGLLECFDLDLPADFGDSFLGEPGKDGGLGLDLGSPDGGRESSPESVVTDDGAPSSGDREEDDGGMSAYVSDLERFLMEDSVDYEVGAPPTAEHKEFAPDECFLTDYFVADDGCTEPAAGAGVNDADTTGVEDELELAVDDYFLDDYYVEDQGYAMSAAGDTVDDDDMGLKEEEIAGDEYCFEDLFAADDVNGCAEPASAAGVLDAASSSEDDDFAAREDEASSRKRARKTEPDDSTKVTSGSQVVV from the coding sequence ATGGACGCCGCCGCCTCGCTGGACGCCGGTTTCGACTTCGACGACCTGGGTTTCCTGGACGGGCTGCTGGAGTGCTTCGACCTGGACCTACCGGCCGACTTCGGCGATTCCTTTCTCGGCGAACCAGGCAAGGACGGCGGTCTGGGCCTGGATCTGGGTTCTCCTGACGGCGGGAGGGAGAGCTCGCCGGAATCCGTGGTGACGGACGACGGCGCGCCGTCCTCGGGAGATCGCGAGGAGGACGACGGCGGGATGTCGGCGTACGTGAGCGATCTGGAGAGGTTCCTCATGGAGGACAGCGTCGATTACGAGGTCGGTGCACCACCGACAGCGGAGCACAAGGAGTTTGCTCCGGATGAGTGCTTCTTAACCGATTACTTTGTTGCAGACGACGGTTGCACAGAGCCGGCGGCCGGTGCCGGCGTCAACGACGCCGACACGACGGGagtggaggacgagctggagcttGCCGTCGACGACTACTTCCTGGACGACTACTACGTTGAGGACCAGGGCTACGCCATGTCGGCCGCGGGTGACACTGTCGATGATGATGATATGGGGTtgaaggaggaggagattgcgggCGACGAGTACTGCTTCGAAGACTTGTTTGCTGCTGACGACGTCAACGGTTGCGCCGAGCCCGCGTCTGCTGCCGGCGTGTTGGATGCGGCGTCCTCGTCGGAGGACGACGATTTTGCCGCTCGCGAGGACGAAGCTTCCTCGAGGAAGCGCGCAAG